A DNA window from Salvelinus namaycush isolate Seneca unplaced genomic scaffold, SaNama_1.0 Scaffold1227, whole genome shotgun sequence contains the following coding sequences:
- the LOC120036169 gene encoding small proline-rich protein 3-like, whose product MILIPDPIMILIPYPTMVLIPDPTMVLIPDPTMFLIPDPTMVLIPDPTMFLIPDPTMVLIPDPTMILIPDPTMIIPDPTMFLIPDPTMVLIPDPTMILIPDPTMIIPDPTMVLIPDPTMVLIPDPTMVLIPDPTMTAAGETTHGPTHRYNSQGSHASAGSSGFFASASLSSTHASAGPLGLP is encoded by the exons ATGATCCTCATACCTGACCCTATCATGATCCTCATACCTTACCCTACCATGGTCCTCATACCTGACCCTACCATGGTCCTCATACCTGACCCTACCATGTTCCTCATACCTGACCCTACCATGGTCCTCATACCTGACCCTACCATGTTCCTCATACCTGACCCTACCATGGTCCTCATACCTGACCCTACCATGATCCTCATACCTGACCCTACCATGATCATACCTGACCCTACCATGTTCCTCATACCTGACCCTACCATGGTCCTCATACCTGACCCTACCATGATCCTCATACCTGACCCTACCATGATCATACCTGACCCCACCATGGTCCTCATACCTGACCCTACCATGGTCCTCATACCTGACCCTACCATGGTCCTCATACCTGACCCTACCATGACAGCTGCCGGGGAAACAACACACGGCCCTACCCACCGTTACAA CTCGCAAGGCTCCCACGCCTCtgccggctcgtcaggcttctTCGCCTCAGCCAGCTTGTCCAGCACCCATGCCTCGGCCGGCCCGTTAGGCTTGCCCAG